The region TCTCTACAACGTCAAATCATTAACATAACAGTAACATAATCGTTAGTAAGAACAAAGCTATATTACTTACCagcacaaaagaaaaaaatatgaggGAGAAAACAGTCTCGCTAACATAAGCTTTGTCTTCACCGAGCTCCTatgaaagaatcaaagaaagaaaactttCCCAAGTTTTGAATTGGAATTTTAAGGGTTTGATCCTAAAATAGCACTcacttgaagaagaaagtatcCAGTATCCTGGAGTGTTGGCCCGGGCCGGTGCAAATAATGAATTCCTTGAGCAGCCACACCATGGATATACTGCAAACCAGGATCCATCAATTAAGAAATGCGTACAAGAAACAAGGACTGTATATATTAGGTCCAACAAAGATTACAATTTATACAAACTACAGATTATTGCTTTGCTGAAGTTTCAGTGCCATCCTCTATTCAGGTCCAACAAATTTACCATCCAAATGTCCTCTGTGTGGATTATTCAAAATAACCATTTGTAAATGttgaaagaaacagaaacaattATTTGTCATCCATAATTAGGTAATGGCTAATATCATTACACTTCCCATTGAAGCTCCAAACGATTAGTTCagaacttgaatttgaaaatcacAATGGAATAGCTATTACAAACCTCAATTCTGAAACCACAGGGTAGACAAACTATTTAAACAAGCAAATTAGCACCACCAAGTTCTCGAACGATCTGAGCTAATCTTGTATTCAATTTATCGAAATCATTAGGATAGTAAATCATTTTCTGGTGATATTGAAAAGAGGATAGCTCCCTGAGATCTTTCTTAAAAGAGTTTCAAAAACATTCGAAGCGAAGGAATTAGCAAAATAACAAATCAGAAATCAAAGCGGACAAAGGAATCAATCAGTCGtacaaaataatagaaatcGAACCTGAAAAACAACGCCAGCAAGGATATATTTCCAGCTTCCGGCAAGAAGCGAAACTTCTATGGACGCTTCGACGCATATTTTTCTCCATAgcttcacaaaatttgaaagaatcaaccatcaaaaagaaaaaaacaaacaaacaaatcaaaagcGAAGAacgataaagaaaatatatgagaaGGAAACCTTAGAGGCTTCTAGAGAAAGGTGAACAGTCATTGTTGAGATCAAAATTAAAGCTCGTCATCAAAGAAATCACAACAGCAACGCTGAgcggaagaagaaagaagcggTAAAACCAATCCGAATCAAGATATAGAACACAGCACCGTGATTCGAGCAGAAggaaaaacaacaagaattcgaaatcaaagccatgattctgaaat is a window of Cucurbita pepo subsp. pepo cultivar mu-cu-16 unplaced genomic scaffold, ASM280686v2 Cp4.1_scaffold002375, whole genome shotgun sequence DNA encoding:
- the LOC111786680 gene encoding phosphatidylinositol:ceramide inositolphosphotransferase 1-like; this translates as MTVHLSLEASKLWRKICVEASIEVSLLAGSWKYILAGVVFQYIHGVAAQGIHYLHRPGPTLQDTGYFLLQELGEDKAYVSETVFSLIFFSFVLVSNIALFLLTIMLLLC